One segment of Triticum aestivum cultivar Chinese Spring chromosome 2A, IWGSC CS RefSeq v2.1, whole genome shotgun sequence DNA contains the following:
- the LOC123038290 gene encoding peroxidase 12-like, which produces MKSSRAAATIVVRALAFAVHSSPAAALSHVAKAFRRDPGVAPALIRNFFHDCFPQGCHASVLLTGNNSEQALGPNLTLRQMALELIEDIHAGVEGTCPRTVSCADVTVLATRDALLQAGGPYIDFPLGRRDGLTPASPDLVLALPAPSFDVPTLISSFGNRSLGVADLVALSGAHAFGVAHCPSFSDRFTPIIDANPAIGPKFAKMLQAKCAKDVPEGTVTQALDGLTPKVFDNLYYTDLITRRGLLKSDQGLIDHSDTKGMAAQFALNQLVFFNQFANSMVKMSNMDVLTGSQGEIRLNCAVPNARAEGIQTAGNEGHASNM; this is translated from the exons ATGAAGTCCTCCAGAGCAGCAGCGACCATCGTCGTCCGGGCCTTGGCCTTCGCCGTCCATTCCTCACCGGCCGCCGCATt gTCCcatgtagccaaggctttccgccgCGACCCCGGCGTCGCACCGGCCCTCATCCGCAACTTCTTCCACGACTGCTTCCCACAG GGCTGCCACGCGTCGGTGCTCCTTACAGGGAACAACAGTGAGCAGGCGTTGGGGCCCAACCTGACGCTCCGGCAGATGGCCCTCGAGCTCATCGAGGACATCCACGCCGGCGTCGAAGGCACCTGCCCCCGGACTGTCTCCTGTGCCGATGTCACCGTCCTGGCCACCCGTGACGCCCTCCTGCAG GCTGGAGGGCCCTACATCGACTTTCCCTTGGGCCGTCGCGACGGGCTTACCCCGGCGTCGCCGGACCTCGTCTTGGCTCTACCAGCGCCATCCTTCGACGTGCCCACCCTCATCAGCTCCTTCGGCAACCGGAGCCTTGGCGTGGCCGACCTGGTGGCGCTCTCCGGCGCGCACGCCTTTGGTGTCGCCCATTGCCCCTCATTCTCCGACCGCTTCACGCCGATCATCGACGCCAACCCGGCCATCGGCCCCAAGTTCGCCAAGATGTTGCAGGCCAAGTGCGCCAAGGACGTCCCGGAGGGCACCGTCACCCAAGCACTCGACGGGCTCACGCCAAAGGTGTTTGACAACTTGTACTACACCGACCTCATCACCAGGCGTGGGCTGCTCAAGTCCGACCAGGGCCTCATCGACCACTCAGACACGAAAGGCATGGCCGCACAGTTCGCACTCAACCAGCTCGTCTTTTTCAATCAGTTTGCCAACTCCATGGTGAAGATGAGCAATATGGACGTGCTCACCGGCAGCCAGGGCGAGATACGGCTGAACTGCGCCGTACCCAACGCACGTGCCGAGGGCATCCAGACCGCTGGCAACGAGGGCCATGCTTCCAACATGTAA